In Oryza sativa Japonica Group chromosome 1, ASM3414082v1, the genomic stretch gatccaattacaccattaaattcgttgcaattaaatctttaaaacaagatcacacatggatatattccgacgaaattttttttaacttattattaaattatttttaaatgttgcacgatgttacACCAAGTACATTGGAATTGTTTCACtgagtagatcgaaaatgtttcagtcatttaaatcgggcgttgtttcaccttacataaaaacaatatttcagtaaataacgaaagaatgtttcagttcactgcaatattagatctatacatagtgaaacattgtgagtacattaggtgaaacattttatgtggaacaacaaataaaacgaattcccttaatagagtaTTTCCAAAATACATGGcaaatatttgattttttaaaaatatttttgtatttaGCTTGCATCGAATTGTAATtgttgaaacataaaaaaaaatgtttgctgaaacatataaaaaataatgtgcAACATGGCTAATGCATTAGTGAAATATTAATAAATACTTGTTGGAACATACATTAACAAtgtgtgcaacatttaaaaagtaaaaaaaaagtcatcaaaatatagtcatgtgatatcttgttataaagatttaattataacaaattcAACGATATAATTAGTTTGAAATTCAGATAATAGTTTgagtaaaaaaatcattttaagtttaaaatatgcTTACATGCACGCTCAGACTTACCACCTGCTGCTCATTTGGATTGAGGCGTCCAATTTTTTCTTCCGTGTCGGACGGCTGATGGTAAGCATTATCGGGGATCGGAACTTTCGGGGTCGATCGATCTGCACGTCGTGCGCCATCTTTTGTCGTCCCGAGGGGATGGGCGGGGTTGATCGGCGCCGCGAAGGATGCGGCATGGTGTGAAGGATGTGGCATGGTGACCGGCTGGAGGGACACCCGTTTCCCTGACTCGATTTTCTAGGTTTCATCCAATATCAATCTCTTCTCCTCATCGATCCTCAAcatctcccttttttttctcttgtccTTTCTCCACCGTTCTTCTCGTTCAATCGGCGGGCAACTGCTGTTGCAgctacatcggcggtgacgccGCCACAGCTCCGCCAAGCTAGGCTTCCTCCCGGCGACTGCTCCCCCAATCTCTGGCGCCCTCTCTGTTGTTTGCTCATCGATCATTGAGGGCGAGGTGGTGGGGAAAGGGGACCGTGAAGCAGTGGAGTTCTCGatgggcgacggcgatggcaggGCGGTTGCTCCCGTGTCTGTCCGCGAGGCAGCCATGGCTATTCCGGTGGCCGTCAGCGAGGTCCCCACGGAGCACTTCGTGAGGGACATCGGCGCAGCCATGGGGGTTCGCTTCCTGGCGTGCGAGGCGACCTACTACAATGGGGATCTCGTAGGTGGAGCTCTTATCCCCAAACCAGCAGCCAACCATGGGGCAAACTGGATCCCAAGGTGAGTGAGTATAATCTTTTTTCCACATTTTGTTCAAGGCGGGTGAAGATGTTGTGTTTGTATTTTTATAGGGATACTGTTTTTTGTTTGATAATGCATATGTCAGCACGATATATTTTGTTGAATTCGTTAGAACTGTTCATGGAAGGTACAATTTGTTTGATTCTTTGGTTGCTGTCAAGCCTGCTTTGAGACTTAGCAATCTGTTTAATATAATTTACTTGAAGCCACTGATTTATTTGCAACCAACTTGTACTGGCAGTAGCCCCATTATATGTTGTATATATTATTGTGATGGCATATGAATTTGATATGATTTGTCTTAAACAATCATTTCAACCTCATTTCAATTGTATGCATGGGCTTTTGTTTATGCTATAGAAGCTCAGCTTCTTCCTGAAAGGTTGACTAGCAGAGTGTTGATGAGCTACAGCAGGGTAGGATTTGTCAATGATGTATCCacttattcatatattttttttccagggACAATTCTTGTCACATTGGTCATGCTCTGTTTAATGATCTGATCTGTTCTGCATTAAGCAAGTGTTTCTAGTTATTTCAATTGCACGTAAAATTCTGAGTTTGTACATGTTTGTATAAGATAGCCGATGAAAATTTGAGGACCAAGAACAACATTTATACATTGTTAATACACATAATAGAGAAAAGAAACAATTTTGCTAAACAAGAAGGTTGTTTTGTATAAACTATGAATCAGGACAGTGGCAAACTAATTTTGTATGAACTTATTTTTCAGGCGCAAACTAATTGACCTGTGACAATCGATCAGATGCTTTTTTCCTTCGTTGATACTACTATCTGCTAAGCTTACGTTTCAGTTTCCAGTTTTCATTTGTTCATGCACAAGTCCTCAAAAGGTCACAACCAACCAAATCAAGGATCTTTTTGCCACACACATAAACACTGCTGCAAAATTTGTTTACCTGTGTTTCTATGCACATTTAATGCGAAAGTGAGTTCATCGAAAGATCAGAGGCAGGCATCTTTTTCTTTGTGGTGTTTTGCTGCCTTTGTTTGGTTTTGTGCTTAGTTGAGCTGAGGTTGCCGTGTGATCCAGGTagggatggtggtggtggagcagggGGGAGGGACAGTTTCTCAGCGAACTCTGCAAGCACAAGTTCAGCCAAGAAAAGCAGAATAGGTACAGTGAAAAGAAGCATTTGGACCACGCCTCCTGATTTACAAGGTTAACTATTTTGTAAAACCAAAATATTATGTGCACATTACAGTTTTGTTTTAcctttattgaattattttgtaatttattttatgtgtgtgctgtgattgATGCACATGAGTGGACATCTTCATTCCTTTTTCTGTTCTGGGATATTCTAACCTTCCTTATTTGGCCCTCCACGTGGACGTCGAAGATTGCTTCTCAACGACGGTTGTGGGgcatttccgaccattccaaccaccACAACCGTCATACTCGAGCTATAAATAGGTTTCACCTCCTCCACTCCTTCACACActccaagaagaagatcaagctctctctaaagtttagtttagtattctagtgctagtggagtagaATTAGAATAGTTCTCTTAATCCTCGAGTCTTCAGAAGATTTCCGCTGCTGCTTCTTTGTTTGTCGGTACACTCTCTTGGAGTCACTCTGAAGATGTGACCTCCTAATAAAGGTATAATCTATCTATGTTGTACTTTGTTGCTCCTATGCATCTAAGTTGTCCGCAGATACCAGTATggtgtcctgggactggtaccggcATCTTGGTTCTGTAGGAGTTGGTTGGGACCGATTTCTACGACGCACCCTCTCTGATGTCACTGTTAAGTGGTGCCAGAGCGGGGTGTGACATAATACAAGAGATCTTTTAGACCGAAAGAATTGCAGGCCACATGATGATAtattttcttgttcttttttaCAAGAGTAAGAGAAATAAGAGAACACCTCTTTTTTACGCCTTTAAATATTGCATCTTGACATTTGATCGACTTTATCTGGAAAATAAACTTGGAGAGATGTCAAAAGATGGCAGCACTATGCAACATCTTTGAGGCCACCTGTTTTATAGAGGTTTTCTCTATGGTAGCTTGAAGATATGGAAACAAATAAACAATCTTATTTTCAACAATATCTATCAGGCTCTTGGGGATTGGAGAGCTATGTTTAATGAGGAACTAAATATTCATTTGCTCATACTAAGATTAGAGATAAACATCCCCTTTAACATACCTtgtaaataatattttttagggttaaatattatttttattaatatGTCGTGGGGGCCTCCCCACTGTttcatggtaaaaaaaatgtttaacgGGAAGAGACACCAGGTCAATGTGTATGTATAAAAGCATATTACGTGTTTATACACAGCCCtcaagcctcccaggacagagtttttttttttcatccaacaCTAATAGAAACTTTCTTATCCGTCCTCTCAACCTTACTGTTTTACACAAACCACACTGTTAATTGTcttagcttaaaaaaattgcTAGAAAATAAATAGTTTAACGAGTCAAGGAAACAAGTTCTTGTTCCATGGTATGGCATGTAGAGGCAAGCTGAGTTAATGAATCAGCATCCATTCCGATGTCAACATTCTGAGTGAAAGAAGTAGAGTCATAAACGGAAGGAAACAATTGCATCGCTTCCACGTTCTTTTGTGACTCATCTTGAATCTTCTTTGTAATATTGGCTCTTAGGAGCTGTAATCTTGACTCCACTTCTTTCATGGTCGGTCTGTCTTCCCCTCTAAGTCTCAAGCAAGCCTCAGCAAGTGATACAAACTCATCAATTTCTCCTAGGTTTCCTTCCTCAACTACCTGAGAATCCAACATATCAGTTGTTGTCTTATCCCGTAAACTTTGAAGGAAGTAATGACACAGATTTTGCTTTTCACCAGAGCAATTGAGAAAGATTGGTTTCTTCCTTGTTAGGAGCTCAACTAGTATTACACCAAAACTATAGACATCACTCTTTGCAGTTAACTGGCCTGTGTGATAGTATTCGGGATCCAAGTACCCAAATGTACCTTGCACAATGGTGACAACATGGGTTTCATCAATGGAAATAGaccttgaagcaccaaaatcggAAACCTTTGTAGTGAAATTGTCATTTAAGAGTATATTGGCAGATTTGACATCTTTGTGAAATATTGGAATTGAAGCAGCACAATGGAGATAAGCAAGGGCGCTTGCAGTTTCTAGAGAAATTCTAACCCGATCATCCCATTTCAATGAGCATTCAGTGCTCATATCGCCATGTAGAATGTCATAAAGTGTCCCATTAGAGATGAACTCATACACGAGCAAAGGTACCTCGGATTCAAAACAACAACCGAAAAGCTTAACTACATTGCGATGAATGATTTGGGATAAGATAGCCACTTCATTGACAAATTGATCAATCTCACCTTGCTCTACAATTTTAGACCTTTTTATGGCTACAACACGCTGATCTGATAATATACCCTTATAAACTATTCCATGGCCTCCCCTTCCAAGAATGCGTGTGGAATTAAAATGGTCAGGTGCTCTTTCTAACTCCtccaaagaaaatatttttgtactATGTGCCACACTTTCATCTGATGATATTAGTCGTTCCAGGACAAGACCTTTGTTTTTTCGGAAGTATGCCCTTCGAATTTTCTTTTGAATACCTCGCTTCCACCTTCGCAGTAATATAGTTAGGACTAATGAAAGGGCTAGAACTCCAGTACCAACAACTAGTCCAATAACAACCCCTGCAAATTAAAGTAGATTCAACTACAAGTCCGCATAacgaatatgttttttttttcataaactacTACTAACATCTATGTGATCAAGTTTATTAATCCAAATATGTGTGAAGACAGCTGTATAAAACTTTCATCTTTAAACTTATCAAATTTTTCGTGGGAATTATGTTATCATATTTTGCTTAGCAAATTTGTTGCATCTTGATGCAAAGATTGCCATATAGAAAAATACCATTGAAATTGTATCTCCCAAATTTTATTTCAAAAAGGACAGTGTTATTCCGCTCGGCCTTCATCGGCCTCTACAACTCCTTCAAGCCAATTGAAGGGGAGCAAATTTTACGATTGATGAGTATCACCTGCCAGTCTGCCACCCATGAAAATGCCCAGGACAAAGCCAGGATAAATAATCATCGGGGTCAGTACTAGTTAACAAGAGTAACATGCTATAGCTTCTAATAATATTCAGGTGTGCAATAGGAAAGGTTCAACACCTTTCTCCCATGCACGGAAAATGTGGTAGCTTATTAGGGCATGATTAACTAATTAATatctaaaaaacttgaaaatgcATCAATacaatttttagattttttttcgaaaacacatcgtttagcagtttggaaaGCATGCATGCGAAAAACGATAGATTAGAAATTGGAAAAGCATATGGAACAAAAGGAATGACAGCATGTtatgataaaataaattattgttCTTGTAGTGGCTATCTCTTACATGTTAATTACAATTTACAACATATCATTGTTTAGAATTGTGGGTAGAAATTCTAGTTTCACAAGACATATGAAAGCAAACGACCACATCATTATTTGGATATGAACTGTTGACTCCATTAGTCTTTCAAGAATCACCATTGCGGCGGACTCTAATAtgaaatgtgtgtgtgtgtgtgtatatatatatagttattcTATACCCCCTCCCCTTTCTtgcttccccctccctcctcctgatctctctctctctctttctccctccgcctcctgatcccgattccccctccctcctcccaatctctctctctctctctttccccctccgcctccccctccctcctcctgatctctctctctctctttctccctccgcctcctgatcccgattccccctccctcctcccgatctctctctctctctctttccccctccgcctcctgatcccgattccccctccctcctccccctccatatctctctctctctctctctctctcttcccgattccccctccctcctctcgatCCCccctcccgattccccctccctcctcttgaTCTATCCATGGCACCATTTTTCCGGTTTTTTTCCTCCattcttttttctattttctagcaaaataaaaaatagtttgtCAAATTCAAGATTTGAACCCATGACCTCATAGTTCTAAGCATATTCTTATAACCAATTCATCTAATGATGCTATTTGTTTTGAGAATTCTGTGAGAaagtaatatgattatcaattccAATATTTTTCACTACCATcgtaaaacaaaaacaaatatacGTTACTACGAAAGTAATAACATGTTACTATGCTCTAGTAGTAATATTATCATAAAAGTACAGTAACACGCCACGTTACTGTACAACACATAGGACGTTACTGCACTTATGGCAGTAACATCGTAGTAAAATTGCAGTAGACCAGGAAgcgaaacaaaaatatatggttTAAAGCCTTAtatgctaaccatatacttgttacaGTATAAAAGTAGAAGCATTACTACATAATATGTGCATGTTACCACCTCCAAGTAGCTATGTTACTGCACGATAATTGTAGTTTTACTATGTCATTTTTACAAGATGAAGATCGAATAGGTGGGCCATTGGTAAAGTTTGTAGGTGGCTTCGAGCGAGGTCTGATTGATGTATGAGTGTTTCGAACAATTTTATATATTTGGTAAAACCatgttactgcatgtatatGTCCTTGTTACTATAAATTATACattctgttactgcatgtggagggcTAAAGTTCAAAATGTTCTTTGAAAAACAATATCTCACAAGATACGTAttgtttttgaatttttgaaaacCGTTTCCACGATGAtgctatagtgttactgcatgtgaAGGGTAAaacttcaaaatgcacctaTGTACTCTCCTCCTCAAAAAACCATTTTGCATCCCTCTTCTCAAGAAAACCGGTCTCCTCCCTCcaatatagtgttactgcatgcatgtatatgacGTTACTGCACTTCTGACAGTAATATTGTGGTGAATTGCAGTAAATCAAGAATTGgaacaaaaatatatgggttcaAAGTCTCAtatgctaaccatatacttgttactgcacaaagGTAAAAGTGTTACTACACGGCATATACACGTTACCACgtgtttatgcagtaacactaccCAAAAATGCAATAAGATGCTTTGTTACTGCAAAACATATAGTATTTACTGCACTTTTACAATAACATCGTGATGTAATTGTAGTAACGTAAAGCAAATAGTAGTAACACTTACGATATAGTATTAATAGTAAAACCTGTGATATAGTATTATTACTTGTCAAGAGTTAAATTTTAATAGACTAATCTTTAAAGGTAATATCTCTCTACCCTTGCCCCACGAGTAAACCGAGCCAATTCTCCATATTCTTGTAGTAACGACATGATGTGATTGCAGTAATGTAAAACAGGCAGTAGTAACACTTCTGATATAGTATTACTGCTCGTGgagacttaatttttttttaaaaaaaaaatctttgaagggcaatatctctcacatcatgTACTACTTTTAAAAACCGTTTGCACTGTAATGTTCGAAAAAAAAGtccttatcaaaagtagatccatCATAACTATATTATAActgaattttaattttgttattgCAAGTAAAACATggtgttactgcacgatgaacAAGACATTACTACGTCGTTCCGAGACGAGATCTAAAAAGAGAGGGGTGGTGGGGAAAGTCACTGGCGGGTTTGACCAAGAGTTGACCACGTGGGGGACCTTTGACCGGCCTTTGactgaggtgggaggtgggttttgggcccttggggggagaggagatgggttggagggaggggggtatagaatagtttatatatatatatatatatatatatatatatatatatatatatatatatatatatatatatatatttatttatttatttatttgtgtggACTGACGTATAATCATAAACGTTAACTAATTTTGTATTTGCTACCTGCTAATAGTGTTGTTCCTTGCTGTCAGTTGAGcttgaataaaacaaatcatTGGAGTCTAGTGCTTTTGTTGACTGGGATCATAGCTGTAAAATAAAGGGGATATAGGGGAAGCTTAGGAAATCATCGGGGTCTAGTGACCCCAATGACTTTACATAGCTTTACTCCTGAAAATGACACATGTGACCCTCCGAGTCAATCACACGTGAGTTAAGGATATTGCAAATAATCAAATCCCCAGTCTATGTAATGGTAAATCATCAAATCCCCAAGCAAAATTGATGATTTGTCACTCTTTAATTAGCCAAGCATAGAAATTTTCAACATCAACTCTATACCATGTCTTGTTTTCAATTCCTGCAATATCTCGTGCATTTCTCAAACAAAATAATCCCTTTTTTCCCGTGGACAAAACTAATCCCTCATATATTTACGTTTGATGGTCAATGGTGTCCATTGTACATGATGATATAATTCTGACAATGTCATCTGAAGTGAATATATGCAATAATTGACTAGTTTCACTATTGTTTCAAGCGCAGGAAATTAATGCTGTAATATCAAATTTAACAGGAACAAAATGGACTGTTCGATGTAATATACCTATCACAATATTATGCCGCCGCTCATGAGGCTGAGTTGGAATGCATTTCGTTTCCACAGGGTCAAAATATGTGCCGTAGGGACAACCAGTGCAACTGTAGTTTCCTTCTCTATTCTTGCATATCCCCTTACAAAAGTTAGGTCTTGAGCACTCGTCGATATCTGCGTATAGCACCTTAAAAATGTAAAGCTGAAGTACACTatgactaatatatatatatatatatacacacacacatatatatcctaCTTTATTGCTTTCGATTTACTCCGTAGTATTTAGTACTGGAGGTAAGAGCGGGTACCTGTACAACCCGGCCTGGTGTAAGGATTCCCTTTATAGCCAGGAGAGCACTTGCAGCGATAACCAAAATAGACATTGCTCTGAGTAACTGGAACACACTCGCTGTGGTCActaatgcatgcatatgcagtaTTGTTATTCGCTGTTTCACATGATATATTGCTGACTGACCATTTCCAAACGCCATACACTTTAGACAAGTTGAAGTCAGTGTCATCCATGAATATATTTTCCAGTAATCTGTCAACCTCGTAATCTGTAAAGTGCCGTGCTGTCGTATTTTCATCAACTCTATCCAAATACACTAGTCCTTCATCTACCGAAATACTTGTCACTTCCATTTGCATGGGTGGTCTTCCGATAAGCGTTTGATTCGACGTGCAATTCAGTTGAAATTTCTTTTTAGCAGAACAACCTTGTTCTAGACCAAAGGGAAAAGGAATATTTGTACTGCCACAAAATTCGGAGCAGTTCCGCTTTTTCCGTGCGGAGATGTAGTACTCTGTTCGATTCAGAGAACATTTGTTACTTATATGAACAACACTAACAGCATGTGCGCATACTATTGTACACAGCAGTTCAAATAAGTTAATATGGTTGGAAAAGGATGGCTTGTTTTCGTATGAGGAGTGAAAAGTTTTGTTTCACAAGTTGGGATAAACATTTGAATGCCTCTTAATTTGTTCTCGAGACTAAAAAGCAGGGCAGACCCAAGCCCCCGTCCTTATGCTATGCCATTGTCCAGGGCCTGAGATGGAAGGCCCATTGAGACCCTTGAATTTTCACCATGTGAACTTTCGTTGGACCAAAACAGTAATGGGACGGTCCAGGCCTTGATCTATTTTTGGGTTCGTCGTTACTGAAAAGTACTTGCTCCGTTTTGTTTTATATTACAAGTCGCTTTGAAATTTTCttagttaaactttttaaaagttaaaagttttattgaatttataaaaaaaatagcaatatttATATCACTAATTAACAGCCCTATTGTTTGGCTTGTTCATGGAATAAGCTAAACGACATATttaaaaacgaaaaataatttgtaaataaaacttttatatatatgtgttcttagatatttaaaagtaaaggctgaaaaataagcTTCAATGAAAAACACCAAAATCAAcatcaaatttaaggttgaaaatttgaattttggttgataagcataagcataaaaaAGATGAGATcgtaaattagttttattagttctaacattgaatatattttgatagcttctttgttttatgttgaaacatttattatatttttttataaatttgatcaaaactAAAGAGGGTTAACTGAATCGACTTATAATATGTATTATAAACAGATGAAATATAAGTAAGTACTTACAATGTACCTTCTTACAATAAATTAACCTTTTTATGTGTATCACTTAATGGTATATTCTCAAGATTCTTTAAAACCTTGGAGATAAAAGATACTATGGGTATTgagaaacaaacaaatatttaatacttttaaaaagcAAGTACTTTAGGGAATGCACAACAGTcgaataaaatagaaaatagcgTGCCCTGGATATATGTAAAGGACTACCAAATATGTGCTGCACCGTGCACATCAGATATACGACTTCATGAATCCAGACGTGATGAAAGGATTTTGCATTACTTAAATCTtttattaacaaaattatataCCTAAACccaatgaaaatatttttcaaataaatattttGGCCACACCATCGGCCATATGCATATATAGCGTGAGAGAGTGTTGGCACGCCAATAAGTTATTGGTGCTTGATTTGTAAAATGTTTGTATTATATACTACAAGTTCAATAAACTTCCTACGAACACTTCTAAACCATAAGAGCAGTAGAAAATAAAAACTTCTAAACCATCATATCGCATTTCTATAAATACTCCTAAACTACCACATGGACCTATCAAATCGATCTCACTATTGATTTTCATTTAGATTAGTGAACCCATTATTTTAcatcattagattagatttattattaataataataatttcttCCTGTTTATACGAGACAAACACTGCTACTGGGTTCTCGTATGGACGACtgaaaacaaaacaataaaaCTTACATATTGTTCACCACAGAACCATACGAACGTAGATAAAAAAGACTTTTTAAAAATGCTCTTAAGGCTCTCCTATAAACTCTTCTAAATCTTCACAGGGTACTATCTAACAttaccgttgattttcacttaaattgataGACCTATTATTTTACACAATTAGATTacatctattattaaaaaataataatctctTGTTTATACGATACAACGCTGTTACTGTGCTCTCCTAGATTGGAACCAAAACAATAAAGCTTACATACTGTTCACCAAAAGAACCATACGTACTTAGATTAAAAAAGACAGCCAAAaacatac encodes the following:
- the LOC107275705 gene encoding wall-associated receptor kinase 3, coding for MMRLCWLLFLVAAMATLHLALGVPPSARDLRHCPTSCGDVNITYPFGIGTGCFRPGFELICNTTTKPPKLFFGNTTEISYQYPYGYVRASVVFNIATTPGLLGTYSRSWQAPGRVLSTYTTNSLVIVGCGIDVYLFRSHTNILQGYCRSECTNMALMDKKLSGRPCNGIGCCTIDLPGGVRAFRFNITQREETHSVALGNSTIKAFLSDSQFYFNTADLLSEKINANTIGATSLFFSVAITDQLNCSTAQLGLNKTDYACSDGSTCVDQRNQRGYSCTCPADSFDYDNPYLLHGCKQEYYISARKKRNCSEFCGSTNIPFPFGLEQGCSAKKKFQLNCTSNQTLIGRPPMQMEVTSISVDEGLVYLDRVDENTTARHFTDYEVDRLLENIFMDDTDFNLSKVYGVWKWSVSNISCETANNNTAYACISDHSECVPVTQSNVYFGYRCKCSPGYKGNPYTRPGCTDIDECSRPNFCKGICKNREGNYSCTGCPYGTYFDPVETKCIPTQPHERRHNIVIGVVIGLVVGTGVLALSLVLTILLRRWKRGIQKKIRRAYFRKNKGLVLERLISSDESVAHSTKIFSLEELERAPDHFNSTRILGRGGHGIVYKGILSDQRVVAIKRSKIVEQGEIDQFVNEVAILSQIIHRNVVKLFGCCFESEVPLLVYEFISNGTLYDILHGDMSTECSLKWDDRVRISLETASALAYLHCAASIPIFHKDVKSANILLNDNFTTKVSDFGASRSISIDETHVVTIVQGTFGYLDPEYYHTGQLTAKSDVYSFGVILVELLTRKKPIFLNCSGEKQNLCHYFLQSLRDKTTTDMLDSQVVEEGNLGEIDEFVSLAEACLRLRGEDRPTMKEVESRLQLLRANITKKIQDESQKNVEAMQLFPSVYDSTSFTQNVDIGMDADSLTQLASTCHTMEQELVSLTR